Proteins from one Hoplias malabaricus isolate fHopMal1 chromosome 2, fHopMal1.hap1, whole genome shotgun sequence genomic window:
- the radx gene encoding RPA-related protein RADX yields the protein MAEAEEFGLKAVLEQLCSSRTLRYKPEPPLCLAVIGINRYLAEEGASQNYSYDVTVTDGKWRLKCRLSSVLHHALVTNAVRCGSCVSVSLFSFIYDERRFGQSYVCLEELDCEAEDGSIFSSIKSLDTLQWWRGDGVGSSMMWRIDGPLHSGRKHYLALWNNEDPQGEMWVPNTPPPDVVIDVSKICLLGDLDSFFRGNRRPLPLLVRVLHRSRLRYYGKPGQSIDFPFQAYFEVVDQSGVMSMVLWNDLCLEWYQRLTVGSVLYLQNFSLKKSYQNRSRPQISSLSLISFINIEITLNPRNPTAVVCVIPPKSVLPQWSLPDVTYNFCTRSEIESLSSNQACDVIGLVTYVSRVERIRNKGLPSPEKYWSHRWVHAVDGTSDLPFILEIFTTSQPEIFNNICPMTYLVCTQMRACREASSVYLTSSAETQLFITGCHKKQPYVSDPKVRAFIQWTKTLKDNVVLKKTSMGGHFPYPPPPLTFTPQSTTANNIANSPGSLSLIAVADLRREIDSFQYRECRRVAIQGHITAVQYHHWPHALKSAQCTAQTTQLDSGSEGVSGSSGASNPGVVEQSERSSVAPPTDSTAYSKRRRVEPGANTVQKQYWTRAKVHSEREQLQDENWSEEEESEEGYSNQSPMTQSPPTAVAGTSETESIPAIPPPSASWESSVWPLLKENVTDHLSYGSLHPESIPEKFRFDDRDILLHRINLSPSRWSPDTPLNIHMEKHTPVDCRGYFTLTLLGLNQQAAVDIHFIPVFSAEDPRAVGTPVVLHDNTLMSCISTGRIWIHSGTHFSPEALLSSAPALEKEKLVCLLDVCLLGQNKVEILCSKIYRTADITHV from the exons ATGGCAGAAGCTGAAGAGTTTGGTTTGAAGGCTGTGTTAGAGCAGCTCTGCTCCTCAAGGACCCTCCGCTATAAACCAGAACCCCCGTTGTGTTTGGCTGTTATCGGGATTAACAG GTATTTGGCTGAGGAGGGAGCGTCACAGAACTACAGTTATGATGTTACCGTGACTGATGGGAAATGGAGACTCAAGTGTCGCCTCAGCTCAGTTCTCCATCACGCGTTGGTGACGAATGCCGTCCGCTGTGGCTCCTGTGTCTCAGTATCACTTTTCTCCTTCATTTATGATGAGCGACGTTTCGGACAGAGCTATGTGTGTTTGGAGGAGCTTGACTGTGAGGCTGAGGATGGCAGTATCTTCTCCTCCATTAAAAGCCTGGACACTCTTCAATGGTGGCGTGGGGATGGTGTCGGAAGCTCGATGATGTGGCGCATAGATGGTCCTCTCCACAGCGGGAGGAAACATTATTTGGCTTTGTGGAATAATGAAGATCCTCAGGGAGAAATGTGGGTTCCCAATACTCCTCCTCCTGACGTAGTGATCGATG TGTCCAAAATCTGTCTCCTGGGTGATCTGGACTCGTTCTTTAGGGGTAATAGACGTCCTCTCCCTCTGCTGGTCAGAGTTCTGCATAGATCTCGGCTACGGTATTACGGAAAACCTGGACAAAGCATAGATTTCCCCTTCCAG GCTTATTTTGAGGTGGTGGATCAGAGTGGGGTGATGTCGATGGTCCTGTGGAATGATCTGTGTCTGGAGTGGTACCAAAGACTCACTGTGGGGTCAGTCCTATACCTGCAGAACTTTTCACTGAAGAAGAGCTACCAGAACCGCTCCAGACCTCAGATCAGCTCACTGTCCCTCATCAGCTTCATCAACatcg AGATCACCCTCAACCCCAGGAATCCTACAGCTGTGGTCTGTGTGATCCCTCCTAAAAGTGTCCTGCCACAGTGGAGTCTACCAGATGTCACCTATAACTTCTGcaccag GTCTGAAATCGAGAGTCTCAGCAGTAATCAGGCATGTGACGTCATCGGCCTGGTGACCTATGTCAGTCGCGTTGAAAGAATCAGAAACAAGGGACTGCCTA GCCCAGAGAAATATTGGTCACATCGCTGGGTTCATGCTGTGGACGGTACCTCAGATTTGCCCTTCATTCTGGAGATCTTCACCACCTCCCAGCCAGAGATCTTCAACAACATCTGTCCCA tgacATATCTGGTATGTACTCAGATGCGAGCTTGTCGAGAGGCCAGCTCTGTGTATCTGACCAGCAGCGCTGAGACACAGCTCTTCATCACAG GGTGCCACAAGAAGCAGCCATATGTCTCTGACCCTAAAGTGAGAGCTTTCATCCAGTGGACTAAAACCCTGAAGGACAATGTTGTATTGAAGAAGACTTCAATGGGGGGGCATTTCCCTTATCCACCACCCCCACTAACCTTCACACCACAGTCCACCACCGCAAACAACATAGCCA atTCCCCAGGATCACTGTCTCTAATAGCAGTAGCTGACCTAAGGAGGGAGATAGACAGCTTTCAGTACCGAGAGTGCAGGAGAGTGGCCATCCAGGGTCACATCACTGCAGTGCAATACCACCACTGGCCACATGCACTGAAGTCTGCACAATGCACCGCACAGACAACTCAG TTGGACAGTGGTTCAGAGGGAGTGTCAGGAAGCTCAGGTGCATCTAACCCGGGAGTAGTGGAGCAGAGTGAGAGAAGCTCAGTAGCCCCACCTACTGACAGCACAGCGTACTCCAAACGCAGGAGAGTGGAGCCAGGAGCAAA cACAGTGCAGAAGCAGTACTGGACCAGAGCGAAGGTGCATTCAGAAAG GGAGCAGCTGCAGGATGAGAATTGGTCTGAAGAAGAGGAGAGTGAGGAAGGATATTCAAACCAAAGTCCCATGACTCAGTCACCTCCAACAGCCG TGGCAGGCACCAGTGAGACAGAGAGCATTCCTGCCATCCCTCCGCCCAGTGCATCATGGGAGAGCAGTGTGTGGCCGTTACTGAAAGAGAATGTGACAGATCATTTAAGCTACGGCTCCCTGCATCCGGAGAGCATTCCGGAAAAGTTCCGCTTTGACGACAGAGACATCCTTCTTCATAGGATCAACCTCAGCCCGTCAAGATGGAGCCCGGATACTCCATTGAACATACACATGGAGAAACACACTCCTGTGGACTGTAGAGGGTacttcacactcacactgctgG gtttgaATCAGCAGGCTGCAGTAGACATTCACTTTATTCCTGTGTTTTCTGCTGAAGACCCCCGAGCTGTGGGAACTCCTGTTGTTCTCCATGACAACACACTGATGTCCTGCATTTCCACAGGTCGCATCTGGATACACAGCGGTACACACTTTTCtccag AGGCCTTACTGAGCTCAGCCCCAGCTTTAGAGAAGGAGAAGCTGGTCTGCTTGTTGGACGTGTGTCTGCTCGGTCAGAATAAGGTTGAAATCCTCTGTTCCAAAATCTATAGGACAGCAGACATCACTCATGTGTAG